The sequence CTGGTGATCGTGGTCATGGACCGTGCCCGCCATAAAGACCTGATCAAAGAGATCCGTGCGACCGGCGCTCGCGTCCAGCCCATCTCTGATGGTGACGTCCAAGCTGCCATCGCCTGCGGCTTCGCTGGCACCGGCACGCATTGCCTGATGGGCATTGGCGCCGCTCCCGAAGGTGTGATCTCAGCCGCTGCTCTGCGCGCCCTGGGTGGTCACTTCCAAGGTCAGCTGGTTTATGACCCTGCAGTGGCTCAGACCTCCGAATGGGAAGGCCTGACCAAGGAAGGCAACCTGGCCCGACTGGCCGAGATGGGCATCACCGACCCCGATCGCGTCTACGAAGCCAATGAGTTGGCCTGTGGTGAGAACGTCGTCTTTGCTGCCACCGGTATCACCGACGGTCTGCTGTTTGACGGCGTCAAGTTTGAGAAGGACTGCACCCGCACCAGCTCCCTGGTGATCAGCACCCTCGACAACACCGCCCGCTTCACCACCACGGTGCACATCAAGGACGGCGCCCAGAGCATCGCTCTGCGCTGATCAATCGATCAGTTCAAGCCGGGTCTTCTCGCGGAGTCCCGGCTTTCTT is a genomic window of Synechococcus sp. A10-1-5-1 containing:
- the glpX gene encoding class II fructose-bisphosphatase, whose amino-acid sequence is MDRTLIQEILEVVEQAGIASAKLTGMGLKNEADAAAVEAMRERMYKIQMQGRIVIGEGERDEAPMLYIGEEVGSGTGPGVDFAVDPCEGTNLCANSQRGSMAVLAASDRGGLFNAPDFYMKKLAAPPAAKGKVDINKSATENIKILSECLGLPADELVIVVMDRARHKDLIKEIRATGARVQPISDGDVQAAIACGFAGTGTHCLMGIGAAPEGVISAAALRALGGHFQGQLVYDPAVAQTSEWEGLTKEGNLARLAEMGITDPDRVYEANELACGENVVFAATGITDGLLFDGVKFEKDCTRTSSLVISTLDNTARFTTTVHIKDGAQSIALR